A part of Streptomyces sp. DSM 40750 genomic DNA contains:
- a CDS encoding DUF1707 SHOCT-like domain-containing protein, which translates to MDLQKRPTQEPPLPSAELRASDADRDRITDLLRDALAEGRLTAEEHSERVEGVLAAKTVGELDVFVRDLPAGQARKAAPAYVPPVSSVPNRPTPGAIPIDPDDRLMAVFSASMRKGRWRAGRRIHAYAIFGSVEIDLSEALFEHRQVMIKAISIFGSVEIRVPENVSLRGSGGGILGSFEVDAVDSGETDAPVVYVDGLAVLGSIEAKPKRGKVITDLLGRVTDHVARKVDDHLRKHLDR; encoded by the coding sequence GTGGACCTTCAGAAGCGCCCCACCCAGGAACCGCCGTTGCCGTCTGCCGAGCTGCGCGCCTCCGACGCCGACCGCGACCGCATCACCGACCTCCTGCGCGACGCCCTCGCCGAGGGCCGCCTCACCGCGGAGGAGCACTCCGAGCGGGTCGAGGGCGTGCTCGCCGCCAAGACCGTGGGCGAACTGGACGTCTTCGTACGGGACCTGCCGGCCGGCCAGGCCCGGAAGGCGGCGCCGGCGTATGTGCCGCCCGTCTCCTCCGTGCCCAACCGCCCGACGCCGGGCGCGATCCCGATCGACCCCGACGACCGCCTGATGGCCGTCTTCAGCGCCTCGATGCGCAAGGGGCGTTGGCGGGCCGGCCGCCGTATCCACGCGTACGCGATATTCGGCAGCGTCGAGATAGACCTCAGCGAGGCGCTCTTCGAGCACCGCCAGGTGATGATCAAGGCGATCTCGATCTTCGGCAGCGTCGAGATCCGCGTCCCGGAGAACGTCTCGCTGCGCGGCAGCGGCGGCGGCATCCTCGGCAGCTTCGAGGTGGACGCGGTGGATTCGGGCGAGACCGACGCACCCGTCGTCTATGTGGACGGACTGGCCGTACTCGGGAGCATCGAGGCGAAGCCCAAGCGGGGCAAGGTGATCACCGACCTCCTCGGCCGGGTGACCGACCATGTCGCCCGCAAGGTGGACGATCATTTGCGCAAACACCTGGACCGTTGA
- a CDS encoding malonic semialdehyde reductase — protein sequence MSLVLDPAAQDLLFREAHTANTFTDEPVTEEQVQAIYDLVKYGPTAFNQTPLRIVLVRSAEARERLVPHMAEGNQAKTATAPLVAILAADNEFHEELPALFPAFPQAKELFFAERAARESAAGMNAALQAAYFIIGVRAAGLAAGPMTGFDFAGVQKEFLDDDHTPLMVVNIGRPGEGASYPRSPRLEFEQVITTV from the coding sequence ATGTCGCTCGTTCTCGACCCCGCCGCCCAGGACCTGCTGTTCCGCGAGGCTCACACCGCCAACACGTTCACCGACGAGCCGGTGACCGAGGAGCAGGTGCAGGCGATCTACGACCTGGTCAAGTACGGCCCGACCGCCTTCAACCAGACCCCCCTGCGCATCGTCCTGGTCCGCTCCGCCGAGGCCCGTGAGCGTCTGGTGCCGCACATGGCCGAGGGCAACCAGGCCAAGACGGCCACCGCCCCCCTGGTCGCGATCCTCGCCGCGGACAACGAGTTCCACGAGGAGCTGCCGGCCCTGTTCCCGGCGTTCCCGCAGGCCAAGGAGCTCTTCTTCGCCGAGCGCGCGGCCCGCGAGTCCGCCGCCGGTATGAACGCCGCCCTCCAGGCCGCGTACTTCATCATCGGTGTGCGCGCCGCGGGCCTGGCCGCCGGCCCGATGACCGGCTTCGACTTCGCCGGTGTCCAGAAGGAGTTCCTGGACGACGACCACACCCCGCTGATGGTCGTCAACATCGGCAGGCCCGGCGAGGGCGCGTCCTACCCGCGTTCCCCGCGCCTGGAGTTCGAGCAGGTCATCACCACGGTCTGA
- a CDS encoding WhiB family transcriptional regulator translates to MLHPPHSSLQVAAVPPQRVPVRDRDQDAPWHTEAVCRRDEAGLFFAPSKEPTAARLSREEAAKRVCARCPVMVECREHALLQPEPYGVWGGLTAAERRVVLARRRRRDLELQKAARATGTIAAAG, encoded by the coding sequence GTGCTGCATCCGCCGCATTCGTCCCTGCAGGTCGCTGCCGTGCCGCCCCAGCGGGTGCCAGTGCGCGACAGGGACCAGGACGCCCCGTGGCACACGGAGGCCGTGTGCCGGCGCGACGAGGCCGGGCTGTTCTTCGCCCCCTCCAAAGAGCCCACCGCGGCCCGGCTCTCCCGAGAGGAAGCCGCCAAGCGCGTCTGCGCCCGCTGCCCCGTCATGGTCGAGTGCCGGGAACACGCACTCCTGCAACCCGAGCCCTATGGAGTCTGGGGTGGCCTGACAGCGGCGGAACGCCGGGTGGTGCTGGCCCGAAGGCGCCGCCGAGACCTGGAGCTGCAGAAGGCGGCCAGGGCGACCGGGACGATAGCGGCCGCAGGCTGA
- a CDS encoding DUF4245 domain-containing protein has translation MKGKQTVRDMVLSLGLIVLAAWVIYLFIPHDDTEPELKRVDYRVEMLTARRAASYPVAAPEGLPNTWKATSVRFRGDESDHWHLGFHDPDGQYVAIEQSAEKPSRFIQDATQDAKKTEATQQIGDDTWTRYEGERYDALVLENEGSTTVIAGTASFDRLTKMAEALKTE, from the coding sequence ATGAAAGGCAAGCAGACCGTTCGCGACATGGTCCTCTCCCTGGGGCTCATCGTGCTGGCGGCATGGGTCATCTATCTCTTCATCCCGCATGACGACACCGAGCCGGAGCTCAAGCGTGTCGACTACCGCGTCGAGATGCTGACGGCACGCCGTGCGGCCTCCTATCCGGTGGCCGCGCCCGAAGGCCTGCCCAACACCTGGAAGGCGACCTCCGTCCGCTTCCGGGGCGACGAGTCCGACCACTGGCACCTCGGGTTCCACGATCCCGACGGGCAGTACGTGGCGATCGAGCAGTCCGCCGAGAAGCCGTCCCGGTTCATCCAGGACGCCACCCAGGACGCCAAGAAGACCGAGGCCACGCAGCAGATCGGCGACGACACCTGGACGCGGTACGAGGGCGAGCGTTACGACGCCCTCGTTCTGGAGAACGAGGGCTCCACGACCGTGATCGCGGGAACGGCGTCGTTCGACCGGCTGACGAAGATGGCGGAGGCTCTCAAGACGGAGTGA
- a CDS encoding exodeoxyribonuclease VII small subunit, whose protein sequence is MTSNVSEADGTTEAAGASEADRALGYEQARDELIEVVRRLEAGGTTLEESLALWERGEELAKVCRRWLDGARARLDAALAEDEEQGGEDKRG, encoded by the coding sequence ATGACCAGCAACGTGAGCGAGGCCGACGGGACGACCGAGGCGGCCGGGGCCTCCGAGGCCGACCGCGCCCTCGGGTACGAGCAGGCGCGGGACGAGCTGATCGAGGTCGTCCGCCGTCTGGAGGCGGGCGGTACGACGCTGGAGGAGTCCCTCGCCCTCTGGGAGCGCGGCGAGGAGCTGGCCAAGGTGTGCCGCCGCTGGCTGGACGGGGCCCGGGCGCGGCTGGACGCGGCGCTGGCGGAGGACGAGGAGCAGGGCGGCGAGGACAAGAGGGGTTGA
- a CDS encoding fumarate hydratase translates to MPEFEYTDLLPMGEDTTPYRLVTSEGVSTFEADGRTFLKVEPEALRKLAAEAIHDIQHYLRPAHLAQLRRIIDDPEASGNDKFVALDLLKNANIAAAGVLPMCQDTGTAIVMGKRGQNVLTEGGDEAALSRGIYDAYLNLNLRYSQMAPLTMWEEKNTGSNLPAQIELYATDGGAYKFLFMAKGGGSANKSFLYQETKAVLNEASMMKFLEAKIRSLGTAACPPYHLAIVVGGTSAEYALKTAKYASAHYLDEIPAEGSPLGHGFRDKELEEKVFELTQKIGIGAQFGGKYFCHDVRVVRLPRHGASCPVAIAVSCSADRQAVAKITAEGVFLEQLETDPARFLPETTDEHLDESSDVVRIDLNQPMDDILAELTKYPVKTRLSLSGPLVVARDIAHAKIKERLDAGEEMPQYLKDHPVYYAGPAKTPAGYASGSFGPTTAGRMDSYVEQFQAAGGSKVMLAKGNRSQQVTDACGSHGGFYLGSIGGPAARLAQDCIKKVEVVEYEELGMEAVWKIEVEDFPAFIVVDDKGNDFFKDPAPAPTFTSIPVRGPGLA, encoded by the coding sequence ATGCCTGAGTTCGAGTACACCGATCTGCTCCCCATGGGAGAGGACACCACCCCGTACCGGCTGGTGACCTCCGAGGGTGTCTCCACCTTCGAGGCCGACGGGCGCACGTTCCTCAAGGTGGAGCCGGAGGCGCTGCGCAAGCTCGCCGCCGAGGCCATCCACGACATCCAGCACTATCTGCGCCCGGCCCACCTGGCGCAGCTGCGCCGGATCATCGACGACCCCGAGGCGTCGGGCAACGACAAGTTCGTCGCCCTGGACCTGCTGAAGAACGCGAACATCGCGGCCGCCGGTGTGCTGCCCATGTGCCAGGACACGGGTACGGCGATCGTGATGGGCAAGCGCGGGCAGAACGTCCTCACGGAGGGCGGCGACGAGGCAGCCCTCTCGCGCGGCATCTACGACGCCTACCTGAACCTCAACCTGCGTTACTCGCAGATGGCTCCGCTCACCATGTGGGAGGAGAAGAACACCGGCTCCAACCTCCCGGCCCAGATCGAGCTGTACGCGACGGACGGCGGCGCGTACAAGTTCCTGTTCATGGCCAAGGGTGGTGGCTCGGCCAACAAGTCGTTCCTGTACCAGGAGACGAAGGCCGTCCTGAACGAGGCCTCCATGATGAAGTTCCTGGAGGCGAAGATCCGTTCGCTGGGCACGGCCGCCTGCCCGCCGTACCACCTCGCGATCGTGGTGGGTGGTACGAGCGCCGAGTACGCGCTGAAGACCGCCAAGTACGCCTCCGCGCACTACCTGGACGAGATCCCGGCCGAGGGGTCGCCGCTCGGGCACGGGTTCCGGGACAAGGAGCTGGAGGAGAAGGTCTTCGAGCTGACGCAGAAGATCGGGATCGGCGCGCAGTTCGGCGGCAAGTACTTCTGCCATGACGTACGGGTCGTCCGGCTGCCCCGGCACGGCGCGTCCTGCCCGGTCGCGATCGCCGTGTCCTGCTCGGCCGACCGGCAGGCCGTCGCGAAGATCACCGCCGAGGGTGTGTTCCTGGAGCAGTTGGAGACGGACCCGGCGCGGTTCCTGCCGGAGACGACCGACGAGCACCTCGACGAGTCGTCGGACGTCGTGCGCATCGACCTCAACCAGCCGATGGACGACATCCTCGCCGAGCTGACCAAGTACCCGGTGAAGACGCGGCTTTCGCTTTCCGGCCCGCTGGTCGTGGCCCGTGACATCGCGCACGCCAAGATCAAGGAGCGGCTGGACGCGGGCGAGGAGATGCCGCAGTACCTGAAGGACCACCCGGTGTACTACGCGGGTCCGGCGAAGACTCCCGCGGGGTACGCGTCGGGTTCGTTCGGTCCGACGACGGCCGGCCGGATGGACTCGTACGTGGAGCAGTTCCAGGCGGCGGGCGGTTCCAAGGTGATGCTGGCGAAGGGCAACCGCTCGCAGCAGGTCACGGACGCGTGCGGGTCGCACGGCGGCTTCTACCTCGGCTCGATCGGCGGGCCCGCGGCCCGGCTCGCGCAGGACTGCATCAAGAAGGTCGAGGTCGTCGAGTACGAGGAGCTCGGCATGGAGGCCGTCTGGAAGATCGAGGTCGAGGACTTCCCCGCGTTCATCGTCGTCGACGACAAGGGCAACGACTTCTTCAAGGACCCGGCGCCGGCGCCGACGTTCACGAGCATTCCGGTGCGGGGGCCTGGGCTGGCGTAA
- the glpX gene encoding class II fructose-bisphosphatase, whose amino-acid sequence MTENHQLPSELEVPSEAPDRNLALELVRVTEAAAMAAGRWVGRGDKNGADGAAVRAMRTLVSTVSMNGVVVIGEGEKDEAPMLFNGERVGDGTGPECDIAVDPIDGTTLTAKGMTNAIAVLAAADRGTMFDPSAVFYMDKLVTGPEAADFVDINAPVSVNIRRVAKAKRSAPDDVTVVILDRPRHEGIIKEIREAGARIKLISDGDVAGSILALREGTGVDLLLGVGGTPEGIISACAVKCLGGTIQGKLWPKDDAERQRAIDAGHDLDRVLMTDDLVSGENVFFVATGITDGELLRGVRYRSETATTDSIVMRSKSGTVRRIDSVHRLSKLRAYSSIDFEKAK is encoded by the coding sequence ATGACCGAGAATCATCAGCTGCCGTCCGAGCTCGAAGTCCCCTCCGAGGCCCCCGACCGGAACCTCGCCCTGGAGCTCGTACGGGTGACCGAGGCGGCCGCGATGGCCGCAGGCCGCTGGGTCGGCCGCGGGGACAAGAACGGGGCCGACGGAGCCGCCGTGCGCGCCATGCGGACCCTCGTCTCCACCGTGTCGATGAACGGCGTCGTCGTGATCGGGGAGGGCGAGAAGGACGAGGCTCCGATGCTCTTCAACGGCGAGCGCGTCGGTGACGGCACCGGCCCGGAGTGCGACATCGCCGTCGACCCGATCGACGGTACGACGCTGACGGCCAAGGGCATGACCAACGCGATCGCCGTGCTCGCGGCGGCCGACCGGGGCACGATGTTCGACCCGTCGGCCGTCTTCTACATGGACAAGCTGGTCACCGGGCCCGAGGCGGCCGACTTCGTCGACATCAACGCGCCCGTGTCGGTGAACATCCGCCGGGTCGCCAAGGCGAAGCGGTCCGCCCCGGACGATGTGACCGTGGTCATCCTCGACCGGCCCCGGCACGAAGGCATCATCAAGGAGATCCGGGAGGCCGGGGCGCGCATCAAGCTCATCTCCGACGGGGATGTCGCGGGCTCGATCCTGGCGCTGCGGGAGGGCACGGGTGTCGATCTGCTGCTCGGTGTGGGCGGTACGCCCGAGGGCATCATCTCGGCCTGCGCGGTGAAGTGCCTCGGCGGCACGATCCAGGGCAAGTTGTGGCCGAAGGACGACGCGGAGCGGCAGCGGGCGATCGATGCGGGGCATGACCTCGACCGGGTGCTGATGACCGATGACCTGGTGTCCGGGGAGAACGTGTTCTTCGTCGCGACCGGGATCACGGATGGCGAGTTGCTTCGGGGTGTGCGGTATCGGTCGGAGACCGCGACCACCGACTCGATCGTGATGCGGTCCAAGTCGGGGACGGTGCGGCGGATCGACTCGGTGCATCGGTTGAGCAAGCTGCGGGCCTACAGCTCGATCGATTTCGAGAAGGCCAAGTAG